The DNA sequence GCACCAGCTTCAGCCAGAGCTCCGTGGTCTGGTGCTGGATGATGAACAGCAGCTCGTCGTGGTGCTCCGGCACGCTCACCGGCTTCTGCGCGCTGAGCAGGGTCCCGAGGTCGAGATACGACCCGTACGACATCCGCTCGCGGAAGTCCGTGACGATGTCCGGATCGAACTCGCGCGTGTTCTGGTTCGACGTCATGTTGCGATTCTGCGCCGATCGTCACGGAAGTGCAACAGCCTGTCTTCACCGACTGAACCCAGCACGCGGACGTTCGCTGCCGTTCACCGCCCGGTTACCTGGAGTTGCCGCCTCCGTCGTCGCCGGCTTCTACCTTCGACGCGGGACTTCCTGCGGACGGGAGACGGGAATGGGCAGGCACTACGACCTCGCGATCGTCGGCGGGGGCATCGTCGGACTGGGGCACGCTGTCGCCGCGTTGCGGCGCGGGCTGACCGTGGCCGTCGTGGACCGCGCCTCCAGCGTCGAGGGAGCATCGGTCCGCGGCTTCGGCCACCTGTGCATCACCGGCCAGGAGGGCGAAGCCCGCGCGTACGCCGAGCTCGGCCGCGAACTGTGGCTGACGCTGGCCGTGGAGGCCGGGTTCTGGCTCGGGGAGGTCGGCACCGTCGTCGTCGCGCAGGCACCAGACGAGCTGGCCGTGCTCGAGGAGTTCCGCGACACGCGCGGCGGCCACGACGTCCGGATGCTGACCCCGGCCGACGTCCGCGAGCGGGTCCCCGTCGCCGACGGCGTCGCGGTCGGTGGCGCGTTCTTCCCCGCCGACCTGCAGGTCGACCCGCGCGAGGCCGCTCCGGCGATCGCGCGCTGGCTCGACGCGCACGGCGTCGACTTCTTCTGGCAGACCACGGTTACCGGCGTCGAGACCGGCCGCGTGCACACCTCGCGCGGACGGGTGTCGGCCGACGCAGTCGTCGTCGCCGTCGACCACGAGGTCGACCGGCTGTTCCCCGGCATCGCGGAGGCGCACGGTATCCAGCGCTGCGGGCTCGACATGCTGCTCGTGGAGGCCGACTTCGAGCGTCCGCTCACCGCGCCGGTGCTCACCGCGCGGTCGCTGGTGGGGGCCGCCGGGTTCGCTCACACCCCCGGCGTCGACGCGCTCCGCGAGCGGCTCGCCACCGAGCGGCCCGACCTGGCCGCGTTCGACATCGACCAGGTCTTCGCGCAGCGCCCGGACGGCTCCGTCATCCTCGGCGCCGCCAGGCGGTGCGGCGACGACGTGCCGCCGTTCCAGTCGGAGACCGCGTTCGAGCTGCTGCTGGAGGGCGCGCGGTCGCTGTTCGGCCTCGGCCGCGTGCGCATCCTCGAGCGCTGGCAGGGCGTGCACGCCTCCGCCGCCGACGACTTCCTCGTGTCCTCTCCCGCGCCGTCCGTCCGCGTCGTGTCGGTGACCTCGGGGATCGGGATGACCTCCGGGCTCGGCCTCGCCGATCGCGTGGTGGACGAGCTGTTCGCCACCGCGCCGGGAGTGCTGACCGCGGCGGGGGCCGCGCGCTCGCACTGACAACCGCACACCGTCCGCCGTCCCGCACTCCCGCCGACCACCGAAGCTCCGCACAGAAAGGCACCGGCCATGTCTCCTGAAGGCCTCATCACGAGCGAGTTCGACGACGCCGCGATCATCGACACCGAGGTCGACGCGGCCGCGGTAGTCGCGGTCGACGCCGACGATCCGGACGGGCTCGCGGACCTCGAATTGGTCGTGCTCGACCTCGCGGGCACGACGGTCGTGGACGACGGACTGGTCGAGCAGGCGTTCGTGCGCGCCGTCGACGCGGCCGGCCTCGCCGTCACCGACGACGAGCAGCGCCGCGCGCGGGTGTTCGCCCGCGACACCATGGGCCAGCCGAAGATCGCGGTCTTCCGCGCGCTCACCGACGACGAGGACCAGGCGGAGCACGCCAACGCCGTCTTCGAGTCCGCGTACGCCGAGCTCGCCGCCGACCAGGGCATCCGCGCGGTGCCGGGCGCGGAGGACCTCACCCGCCGCCTCCAGTCGCTCGGCGTCGCGGTCGTGCTCACCACCGGCTTCTCGCGCGCGACCCAGGACACCGTGCTGGACGCGCTCGGCTGGCGCGACCTCGCCGACCTCACGCTGAGCCCGTCGGAGGCCGGCCGCGGACGTCCCTACCCCGACCTGCCGCTCACGGCGCTGCTGCGCACGGGCGCGTCGAGCGTCGACGGGATGGTCGTCGTGGGCGACACCGCGAGCGACATCGCGTCCGGCCTCGCCGCCGGCGCGGGCCTGGTGGTCGGGGTGCTCACCGGAGCGCACGACGAGCGGACGCTCCTCGGCGCGGGGGCGGACGCGGTCATCCCCAGCGTCGCGGACCTGGCGGAGCTGCTGGGCCTGGACGAGCTGGAGCGCGCCGAAGAGCTGGACGACGAGTTCGACGACCTGGACGAGCTGGACTTCGACGACGACGACCTCGACGCGCGCGAGGCGGACGACGGCGACGCCGACGCGGATGACGACGGGGACGACATCGAGGCCGAGGACGCCGCCGCGGACGCCGAGGCCGGCCTCCACGCGCCCGCTCCGAAGGCCTCCGTCCGCGCAGCCGGCGCCCCGGAGGGGCAGACGCTCCGGTGACGATCAAGGCGGTGACCCCACGCGTCGTCGAGCCGCCGGCGAGCCTGGGGATGGGGGTGAGCGTGTATCCGTCGGCGACCGCGATGGTGTGGCAGGGCGTCGGACACCCGCTCGAAGCCGTGGCCGTCCCCGGCGTGCGGCTGGCGCCGGGCGACGCGCTGGTGGAGGTGGAGCTGGCGACGGTCTGCGGCTCGGACGTCCACACCGCGCTGGGCCACCGCCCCGCGCCGACGCCGCTCGTGCTCGGCCACGAGCAGGTCGGCCGCGTGGTCGCGCTCGGCCGCGGCGGCGCGAAGACGACCGACGGCCACCGGGTGTCGCTCGGCGAGCGCGTCGTGTGGTCCGTCGCGGTGCCGTGCGGCCGGTGCGCGCGCTGCCGCCGCGGCCTCCCGCAGCGCTGCGTCAGCCTCCAGAAATACGGCCACGAGCGGATGCGCCGCGGCTGGGAGCTGTCCGGCGGCTTCGCCACCCACACGCACCTCCTCGACGGCACGCCGATGGTCGCGGTGCCCGAGGACATCCCCGCGTCCGTGCTCGCGCCCGCCTCCTGCACGACCGCGACCGTCGCCGCCGCGCTGGAGGCCGCCGCCGCGATCGTCCCGCTGGACGGCGCGCTCGTCCTGATCACCGGCGCCGGGATGCTGGGCCTGACCGCGTCGGCGATGGCGTCGGAGGCCGGCGCGAAGGTCGTCGTCAGCGACCCGATCTCCGAGCGCAGGGAGGCCGCCCGGCTCTTCGGCGCCGCGGCCGTCGCCGACCCGCGCGCGGCCCCGGACTCCCGTGCCGGCCTGGCGGCGGCCCTGGCGAAGGCGGGAGGCCGCGCCTCGGCCCCCACGATCGCCCTCGAGTTCTCCGGCAACCCGTCCGCCGTGCGTTCGCTGCTGACCGTGGTGGACGTCGGCGGTGTGCTGGTGCTCGCCGGCTCGCTCTCGGAGGGGCCCGAGCTGGCCGTCGTGCCCGAGCAGCTCGTCCGGCGCCTCCTCACCATCCGCGGCGTCCACAACTACGCGCCGCGGCACCTGGAGCAGGCGGTGCAGTTCCTCGCGGAGGCGGGCGCGAAGTACCCGTTCGCCGAGCAGGTCGGGGCGGTGTTCCCGCTCGCGGAGGTGGATGCGGCGTTGGCGGCGACCGGGTTCCCGCGGGTGGCGGTCCGGCCGGCCTGACGTCGTCGCGCGGACTCCCTGAGCGTTCTCACATCTTCGGCTGCCTATCCTGGGAGCCGCCCGACCGTGAGGACCCCCGTGATCGAGACCCCTGTCGCCCCGACCGCCGCCCCCACCGCATCTCCGTCCGCGACGTCTCCCGCGCCCGGCGCACCGCGCCCGCGCGCCGCCAGCCGCGTGATCAGCGCGCTGATCTTCTCCAGCCGCTGGCTGCAGGCGCCGCTGTACCTCGGGCTCATCGTCGCGCAGGCGGTGTACGTCTACGTGTTCGTCGTGGAGCTGTGGCATCTCACCGAGAAGGTGGTCTCCGACCCGAGCCACGTGGACGAGGCGTACGTGATGCTCGCCGTGCTCGGCCTGATCGACGTGGTGATGATCGCCAACCTCCTGATCATGGTGATCATCGGGGGTTACGAGACGTTCGTCTCGCGGGTGAACGTGCAGGGGCATCCCGACCAGCCGGAGTGGCTGTCGCACGTCAACGCCAACGTGCTCAAGGTGAAGCTGGCCATGGCGATCATCGGCATCTCGTCCATCCACCTGCTGAAGACCTTCATCGCCGTCGGCGACCTCGGCGCGGCGAACGGCGGGTCGATCGAGGGGGAGAAGTACACGTCGCTGGGCGTGTTCTGGCAGGTCGTCATCCACTGTGTCTTCATCGTGTCGGCGGTCGCGCTCGCCGCGATCGACCGGATGTCGAAGTCGCGGGGGCCGGCGGGGCAAGCGGCGCAGTCGGCGCCGGCCGCGCACTGACCTCCGCCCACCCGCCCGTGGCATCGTAGACCCATGCCCGCCGACCCCTTCGCCCGCTTCTTCGAGCTGCTGCGTGCTCTTCCCGAGCCGGTCGACGCCGAGGCGCTGTACGGCGACGATCCGGAGGGCCGGCGTCGTGAGCGGAATCTGCGGCGGTACTTCGCCATGCCGCACGCGTCCGTCCTGCTGCTCGGCGAGGCGCCGGGCTGGCGGGGGATGACGGTGACCGGTGTGCCGTTCGTGTCGGCGCGGGAGGCCGAGGCCGGCGTCGTGCCCGGGCTGGAGTTGCCCGCGCATGCGCAGGCGCCGTGGGAGGCCTCCAGCCGGGTGGTCTGGGCGACGCTGAAGGACTGGCGGGGGCCGGTGCCGCTGTCGTGGCCGGTCTACCCGCTCCATCCGTTCGTCGCCGGGACCCCGCACAGCAACCGCACCCCGCGGCCCGCCGAGGTGCGCGCGGGGGCGCCGGTCGCGCTGGAGCTGATCCGGGCGTTGGAGATCGAGACGGTCGTCGCCGTGGGGCGGAAGGCGCAGGGTGCGATCGCGACGGCGGGGCTGGAGGCTCCGGCGATCCGGCATCCCGCGCAGGGCGGTGCCGGGCTGTTCGCCCAGCAGCTCATCGACCTCAACAGGGCGCTGGAACTCTGAGCGGGCTGCGCCTCGAAGTACTGCGCCTGGAAGAGCCGAGCCTCAGCGGCCTGCCCGCTTGGAATGCGCCACGTCGTCGATGGTGTCGATCGTGTCCCGGAGGCGGTCCAGGAACGCGATGACCACGCGGGCCTCGTCGTCGTCCAGCGTCGCGGCGACGTCGACCAGCTCCTCGCGGACGTCGCCGAGGATCGCGCGGTGGATCTCGTCGGTCGGCACCGCGGGCACGATGATCAGCGCCCGGCGGTCGAACGGGCTGGGCTCGCGGCGGATGTGGCCGACCTTCTCGAGCCGGTCGAGCAGCACGGTGACGGACGAGCTCTGGATGCCGAGGTAGTCGCCGAGCTCCTTCGGGCCGACCGCGATGCCGCGCTCGCGCGCACGCAGCAGGTAGCGCAGCGCGGAGATGTCGTTGACCGTGAGGTTCATGCTCTTCTCGGAACGGCGCTGCATGGCCGATTCCGAGACCAGGTAGCTCCTGAGGCCCTCGAGCACCTCGAGCGCGCGTCGACGTTCCGCGTCCGTCTGCCCGGACGTGGCCGGCGTCGAACCCTTGTCCGTCGTCATGGCTCGATGATAATCCAGCGGACGCTCAGACCGCGGCGACCTCGCTCGGCTGCGGGGTGAAGTGGAGCCCGCTCGCGCGCGAGGCCAGATCGGCGAGGGAGTTCAGCCACTGGTCGTCGAGGCGTTCGGGGGACGAGGACTCGAACTCGTAGCGCAGTGGGATGGCGTTGTCGATCCAGAGCGCGTGACGCCCGACCGGCTCGGTCGGGTCGGTGTCGTCGCGGGACCAGGTCAGCAGGAACGGCTCGCGGCGGCGGAGTTTCATGGTGATGACGGCCTGCAGGTGCGCGAGCGCGCGGTCCTCGAATTCGAACGATTGTCCGTCGTAGATCAGAGCGCCCATCCTCGTTCCTTTCGCTCAGGCGGTGAACGTGGAACGATCATAACCGATCGCTAGGTCAACTAGCTATCCATGTGAGGAAATATTTTTTCGATGCTGCTAGCGGTATGCGATCTCAGACGGCACCCCGGTAGCTAGTCCACCTAGTTACATCGGCCGATTGCCGTCCGGCGACTAAGCAGCGGATCGTGACAACAAAACGGCCATCCCGCGCTTGACTGCCGCAATCCTCCTGACGTACTATTCCACGTGGAATAATCCTTTCCGATCAAACCCCGAACAGAACCATCCGAGAGTCCATGCCGCACACCCCGTCCCTCACCCCGCTCGCCGTCGCCGCGCTCGCGCTGCTCGCCGAGGGGCCGACGCACCCGTACGAGATGTATCAGACGCTCGTGCTGCGCTCGGAGGACCGGCTCGTCAAGGTGCGGCCGGGCTCGCTGTACCACACGGTCGACCGCCTGGCCCGGCAGGGGCTCGTGCGCGCGACCGGCACCGAGCGCGAGGGCAACCGCCCGGAGCGCACCACCTACGAGATCACGGAGGAGGGCACCCTGGCGCTCGGCGAACGCGTCGCGGACATCATCGCGACACCGGTCAACGAGTTCCCCGAGTTCCCGCTCGGCCTCGGCGAGGCGCACAACCTCCCGCTCGGGACCGTGATCGAACTCCTCCGCAAACGCGTCGGCCTCATGCGCGCCGACATCACCCTCCTCGACGACGGCATCGACCGGGTCCAGGCGAAGGGATTGCCCGAGAAGTACTGGCTCGACGTGCGGTACCTGCGCACGACGGCGGAGGCCGAAGCCGCCGCCCTCGAAGCCCTCATCGACGACCTCGCCTCAGGAGCGATCTCCTGGGACGAGGAGAAGAAGCACTGAGAGAAAGAATCACATGGAACGCCAACTGAAGCCGTGGCCCGCCCTCTGGGCGCTCGTCATCGGGTTCTTCATGATCCTGATCGACACGACCATCGTGTCGGTCGCCAACCCGTCGATCATGAAGGGCCTCAACCTCGGTACGGACTACAACGCGGTCATCTGGGTCACCAGCGCCTACCTGCTCGCGTACGCCGTCCCGCTGCTGATCACCGGCCGCCTCGGCGACCGCTTCGGCCCCAAGAACATGTACCTGATCGGCCTGGTGATCTTCACGCTCGCCAGCGCCTGGTGCGGATTCTCCGGCGTCATGGCCGGCGGCGGCATCGGGATGCTGATCACCGCCCGCGTCGTGCAGGGCCTCGGCGCGTCGCTGATGACACCGCAGACCATGGCGGTCATCACCCGCATCTTCCCGCCGGACCGCCGCGGCGCGGCCATGGGCCTCTGGGGCGCCGTCGCCGGCGTCGCCACGCTGATCGGCCCGCTGCTCGGCGGCGTGCTGGTCGACTGGCTCGGCTGGGAGTGGATCTTCTTCATCAACGTCCCGGTCGGCGTCGTGGCGTTCATCCTCGCGATGCGGCTCGTCCCGAAGCTCCCGACGCACACGCACGCGTTCGACATCCTCGGCGTCGTGCTCTCGGCGGTGGGCATGTTCCTGCTGGTGTTCGGCATCCAGGAGGGCGGTACCTACAACTGGGGCGTCATCGGGGACGGGCCGTTCTCGGTCTGGGGCCTCATCATCGCCGGCATCGTCGTCCTGATCGCTTTCGTGGTCTGGCAGGCGCTCAACAAGAAGGAGCCGCTGCTGCCGCTCCCGCTGTTCCGCGACCGCAACTTCTCGCTGTCGAACGGCGCGATCACCACGGTGGGCTTCGCGGTGACCTGTATGGCGCTGCCGCTGGTGTTCTACTTCCAGACGGTCCGCGGCCTCACCCCGACCGAGTCGGCGCTGATGCTCGCTCCGACGGCCGTGTTCTCCGGCGTGCTCGCGCCGGTGATGGGCCGCCTCATCGACAAGATCAACCCGAAGTTCATCGCGACGCCGGGCCTGGTGCTGTTCTCGCTGTCGCTGTTCCTCTACTCGCGGATGCTGACCCCGGACGTCAGCATCTGGTGGCTGCTCATCCCGAGCGCGCTGATGGGCATCGCGATGTCGGGCGTCTGGGGACCGATC is a window from the Leifsonia shinshuensis genome containing:
- a CDS encoding DUF7882 family protein, whose amino-acid sequence is MGALIYDGQSFEFEDRALAHLQAVITMKLRRREPFLLTWSRDDTDPTEPVGRHALWIDNAIPLRYEFESSSPERLDDQWLNSLADLASRASGLHFTPQPSEVAAV
- a CDS encoding DHA2 family efflux MFS transporter permease subunit, giving the protein MERQLKPWPALWALVIGFFMILIDTTIVSVANPSIMKGLNLGTDYNAVIWVTSAYLLAYAVPLLITGRLGDRFGPKNMYLIGLVIFTLASAWCGFSGVMAGGGIGMLITARVVQGLGASLMTPQTMAVITRIFPPDRRGAAMGLWGAVAGVATLIGPLLGGVLVDWLGWEWIFFINVPVGVVAFILAMRLVPKLPTHTHAFDILGVVLSAVGMFLLVFGIQEGGTYNWGVIGDGPFSVWGLIIAGIVVLIAFVVWQALNKKEPLLPLPLFRDRNFSLSNGAITTVGFAVTCMALPLVFYFQTVRGLTPTESALMLAPTAVFSGVLAPVMGRLIDKINPKFIATPGLVLFSLSLFLYSRMLTPDVSIWWLLIPSALMGIAMSGVWGPISAVTTRNLPMNQAGAGSGVFNTTRQIGAVLGSASISALITGRLAADLPKAPSGAAPTATAGTELPSFLHAGFTQAMSEALLLPAAVAFLGALIVVWWAKPKPPAWGPGAAGAGAGAGAPATAGAGQPAGEPVGVAESAASAHGAHAASRPVDAVPHGAHSAEPAADAPRDGDEHHGIHAAPATE
- a CDS encoding phosphonatase-like hydrolase; this encodes MSPEGLITSEFDDAAIIDTEVDAAAVVAVDADDPDGLADLELVVLDLAGTTVVDDGLVEQAFVRAVDAAGLAVTDDEQRRARVFARDTMGQPKIAVFRALTDDEDQAEHANAVFESAYAELAADQGIRAVPGAEDLTRRLQSLGVAVVLTTGFSRATQDTVLDALGWRDLADLTLSPSEAGRGRPYPDLPLTALLRTGASSVDGMVVVGDTASDIASGLAAGAGLVVGVLTGAHDERTLLGAGADAVIPSVADLAELLGLDELERAEELDDEFDDLDELDFDDDDLDAREADDGDADADDDGDDIEAEDAAADAEAGLHAPAPKASVRAAGAPEGQTLR
- a CDS encoding PadR family transcriptional regulator, with translation MPHTPSLTPLAVAALALLAEGPTHPYEMYQTLVLRSEDRLVKVRPGSLYHTVDRLARQGLVRATGTEREGNRPERTTYEITEEGTLALGERVADIIATPVNEFPEFPLGLGEAHNLPLGTVIELLRKRVGLMRADITLLDDGIDRVQAKGLPEKYWLDVRYLRTTAEAEAAALEALIDDLASGAISWDEEKKH
- a CDS encoding TIGR03364 family FAD-dependent oxidoreductase codes for the protein MGRHYDLAIVGGGIVGLGHAVAALRRGLTVAVVDRASSVEGASVRGFGHLCITGQEGEARAYAELGRELWLTLAVEAGFWLGEVGTVVVAQAPDELAVLEEFRDTRGGHDVRMLTPADVRERVPVADGVAVGGAFFPADLQVDPREAAPAIARWLDAHGVDFFWQTTVTGVETGRVHTSRGRVSADAVVVAVDHEVDRLFPGIAEAHGIQRCGLDMLLVEADFERPLTAPVLTARSLVGAAGFAHTPGVDALRERLATERPDLAAFDIDQVFAQRPDGSVILGAARRCGDDVPPFQSETAFELLLEGARSLFGLGRVRILERWQGVHASAADDFLVSSPAPSVRVVSVTSGIGMTSGLGLADRVVDELFATAPGVLTAAGAARSH
- a CDS encoding TIGR00645 family protein, which encodes MIETPVAPTAAPTASPSATSPAPGAPRPRAASRVISALIFSSRWLQAPLYLGLIVAQAVYVYVFVVELWHLTEKVVSDPSHVDEAYVMLAVLGLIDVVMIANLLIMVIIGGYETFVSRVNVQGHPDQPEWLSHVNANVLKVKLAMAIIGISSIHLLKTFIAVGDLGAANGGSIEGEKYTSLGVFWQVVIHCVFIVSAVALAAIDRMSKSRGPAGQAAQSAPAAH
- a CDS encoding uracil-DNA glycosylase — its product is MPADPFARFFELLRALPEPVDAEALYGDDPEGRRRERNLRRYFAMPHASVLLLGEAPGWRGMTVTGVPFVSAREAEAGVVPGLELPAHAQAPWEASSRVVWATLKDWRGPVPLSWPVYPLHPFVAGTPHSNRTPRPAEVRAGAPVALELIRALEIETVVAVGRKAQGAIATAGLEAPAIRHPAQGGAGLFAQQLIDLNRALEL
- a CDS encoding MarR family winged helix-turn-helix transcriptional regulator, translating into MTTDKGSTPATSGQTDAERRRALEVLEGLRSYLVSESAMQRRSEKSMNLTVNDISALRYLLRARERGIAVGPKELGDYLGIQSSSVTVLLDRLEKVGHIRREPSPFDRRALIIVPAVPTDEIHRAILGDVREELVDVAATLDDDEARVVIAFLDRLRDTIDTIDDVAHSKRAGR
- a CDS encoding alcohol dehydrogenase catalytic domain-containing protein; the protein is MTPRVVEPPASLGMGVSVYPSATAMVWQGVGHPLEAVAVPGVRLAPGDALVEVELATVCGSDVHTALGHRPAPTPLVLGHEQVGRVVALGRGGAKTTDGHRVSLGERVVWSVAVPCGRCARCRRGLPQRCVSLQKYGHERMRRGWELSGGFATHTHLLDGTPMVAVPEDIPASVLAPASCTTATVAAALEAAAAIVPLDGALVLITGAGMLGLTASAMASEAGAKVVVSDPISERREAARLFGAAAVADPRAAPDSRAGLAAALAKAGGRASAPTIALEFSGNPSAVRSLLTVVDVGGVLVLAGSLSEGPELAVVPEQLVRRLLTIRGVHNYAPRHLEQAVQFLAEAGAKYPFAEQVGAVFPLAEVDAALAATGFPRVAVRPA